From Salvia splendens isolate huo1 chromosome 3, SspV2, whole genome shotgun sequence, a single genomic window includes:
- the LOC121794492 gene encoding 60S ribosomal protein L27a-3-like, with amino-acid sequence MTTRFKKNPKKRGHVSVGHGRIGKHRKHPGGRGNAGGMHHHRILFDKYHPGYFGKVGMRYFHRLRNKFHCPTVNIDRLWLLVPQELKDKASKDNAPLIDVTQFGYFKVLGKGLLPEGKPVVLKAKLVSKNAEKKIKEAGGAVVLTA; translated from the coding sequence ATGACGACGAGATTCAAGAAGAACCCCAAGAAGCGCGGCCATGTGAGCGTTGGGCACGGTAGAATCGGCAAGCACAGGAAGCATCCCGGTGGTCGTGGAAACGCCGGAGGAATGCATCACCACCGCATCCTCTTTGACAAGTACCATCCTGGCTACTTCGGCAAGGTCGGTATGCGCTACTTCCATCGCCTGCGCAACAAGTTCCACTGCCCCACCGTCAACATCGACCGGCTCTGGTTGCTGGTGCCGCAGGAGCTCAAGGACAAGGCCTCCAAGGACAACGCGCCTCTCATCGACGTCACGCAGTTCGGCTACTTCAAGGTCCTCGGCAAAGGATTACTTCCGGAGGGGAAGCCGGTCGTTCTCAAGGCCAAGCTCGTCTCTAAGAACGCCGAGAAGAAGATTAAGGAAGCTGGCGGCGCCGTCGTGCTCACCGCTTGA